The genomic region TTTCCTCGACGGCCGCGACGGCGGGCATCAGTTCAGCAAACTCGGGCGCGTAGCCGGTGCCGCCCATGAAGTAGTTCGCGTCGTCACCAAGTTGGCCGGTGATGATGGGGTCCTGGTAGCCTGTGCAGTAGTTGAGGGCGACTTTCGGGATCCAGTCCATCTGCTTCATGGTGCGAACCCAGAGGGAGTAGTCTCCTCCGAGGCAAGCGCCGAAAACCGCGTCGGGATTAGCGGCCTTGAGGGTCTGAACCTCGCTGTTTAGGTTGGTGGCGCCAGGGTTGAAAGCGACGTCGGCGACGACCTTGAAACCGCCGGCCTCGGCGGCCATGCGGCCTTCTTCGGCGGCGTGTTTACCGAACTCAGTGTTCTCGTAAATCAACCCTACGGACTTAACGCCGGCGTTTTTATTTTCATTGATATATTCGATGAACTCGACGAATTCTAGAGACTCGGTCTTGTCCGTGGGAGCCATGCGGAAAAAGTATTTGAAGTCGCGCTCCGTCAGGGCGCCAGAGCTGGAACAGCCACACATGAAGATTTTCTGTTTTAGTTCGGCCACGAAACTGGCAGGTTTTGTGCAAGCGCTGTTGTAGCACCCGACGATGGTCCAAACCTTTTCCTGGTCGAAAAGACGTTCGGCTTCGGACTTGGCCACATCGGGTTTGCCCTGGTGGTCGGCATGAATAAGGACGATCTTATAGCCATCCAGGAGACCAGCTTTCGCTGCCAGGGGTACCTGCAGTTCGGGGTGAGCGTTGTTGATGACCTCCGCGGCGGTCTCTACGGCCGCGCGACACCGCTGGCCGGCAAGGGCCACCGATCCGGTGAGCGGAAAAAGGGTTCCGATCTTGATCACCTTCTCCTCGGCGACGGCAACGCCGGACAGGGCTCCGATGACAAGGATCGCCGCAAGGACAAGAAGCAGACACTTACCTAAAAAACTCTTCCCCATATCGACTCCTCCTTCTTGGAATTGTCCCCGTGACCGCAAGGACTTATTTGTTCAAAAAATCGCTAGTCCTTTGATTCTACGTGAAACGCTTCAAAAGCGTCAAGAGACGCCTCGTTAATTTCGAAATTGTTGATCGAAAAACCGGGCGATTCACGCCCTCCTAGTCAACGCAGGGAACGAAATACCAAGCTATCTGAGTTTCTCTTTACGAAAATTACGATCCTTCTCTTTGCTGCATTGCGCTCGGAATGACGGGGGATCCGTGTTCTGTATCCGAATTTCGATTTTTCCTTTTCGCCCTTGACCATTAACGCCTTTGAACTTGTTATTTACGCCTTGCAGATTACGACCCAGGCCCTTTATCTTACGCCCCATAATCCTTTATCGCCTTGTTGTATTCCTTCAGGATGCTCTGTAATATATCAGCGTGCCTGAAATCGCCGTGGTAAAGGATATTGATCTCCCGGGTCATGCTCAGATTTTCTATGGGCAATACGGAAAGGGTTCCTTTCTTGAGCTCATCAAGGCACACGCTGCGCGATAATATTGATACTCCGATCTCGCGCCTGATCAGGTTTTTGATAGTCCCGATATTGTCTATTTCTAGTATCACGTTGAAGTCATCGAGGGACATGTTGTGGCTTTCAAGGTGCGCCCTGAAGAGGTTCCTTGTATCCGATGACGGGCTTCGTAATATCAAAGGCTGTTCCTTCAATTCGCCGACAGTGATCATGTTTTTTTTCGCCAGGCGGTGATTGTTGGACAAAACCAGCACCAGGGAATCGGTATCCAGCAACAGGGAATTGATATTTTCATCCTGGACTTTCCCCTCCGAAACGACCAGGTCAACCTCAAAGTTTTTAAGCATATTATAAAGGTTGTTTATCGATCCAGTTACGATCGTTATTTTGGTGCCG from Thermovirga sp. harbors:
- a CDS encoding ABC transporter substrate-binding protein, which produces MGKSFLGKCLLLVLAAILVIGALSGVAVAEEKVIKIGTLFPLTGSVALAGQRCRAAVETAAEVINNAHPELQVPLAAKAGLLDGYKIVLIHADHQGKPDVAKSEAERLFDQEKVWTIVGCYNSACTKPASFVAELKQKIFMCGCSSSGALTERDFKYFFRMAPTDKTESLEFVEFIEYINENKNAGVKSVGLIYENTEFGKHAAEEGRMAAEAGGFKVVADVAFNPGATNLNSEVQTLKAANPDAVFGACLGGDYSLWVRTMKQMDWIPKVALNYCTGYQDPIITGQLGDDANYFMGGTGYAPEFAELMPAVAAVEEIYKAKTDPSVPFDSDSIQEAVALFIVAQAIEKSGSLDPTVVAETLYANEWESPLSMGGKVAFSPGGQNVKAMSMLTQLQGGEYKRIYPLELADTEPVIPMVPWKDR
- a CDS encoding LysR family transcriptional regulator, with product MIDPKLYSLLAVVEFGSYTRAAKQISLTQPAVTHHMKQLEKELNIKIFNRTGNRIRPTNEGQVLIDYARRSIALYQAMNQKIEDEKRHFRHLTVGITPTAESNAVAEVLGEYSASNLGTKITIVTGSINNLYNMLKNFEVDLVVSEGKVQDENINSLLLDTDSLVLVLSNNHRLAKKNMITVGELKEQPLILRSPSSDTRNLFRAHLESHNMSLDDFNVILEIDNIGTIKNLIRREIGVSILSRSVCLDELKKGTLSVLPIENLSMTREINILYHGDFRHADILQSILKEYNKAIKDYGA